A window from Salmo trutta chromosome 29, fSalTru1.1, whole genome shotgun sequence encodes these proteins:
- the LOC115166977 gene encoding anti-apoptotic protein NR13, whose translation MTAILLPSVRGESSLIAGRTMSCGLWKETLAIAEDYLSVCSIIPASGSRKAPPGPPPSDSAAAMRRQARDMEAKHRARFHALAHSFLCQCGPDPCACLRRVMEELVGDGQMNWGRVVSLFTFTGVLVRELQGEDTDQGLGNGMGLGGKESCRALAGTIADYLGEEKSDWMLENKGWEGFCKFFHTAREVNQDSSMKTALFAAAGVGIAGLTFLLVR comes from the exons ATGACAGCGATCCTCCTTCCGTCGGTACGTGGAGAAAGCAGTCTGATCGCTGGGAGG ACCATGTCATGCGGGCTGTGGAAAGAAACCCTGGCTATAGCAGAggactacctgtctgtctgcagtaTCATCCCTGCCAGTGGGTCCCGGAAAGCCCCGCCCGGTCCTCCTCCCAGCGACTCTGCTGCAGCCATGCGGCGCCAGGCCCGGGACATGGAGGCCAAGCACCGGGCCCGCTTCCACGCCCTGGCACACAGCTTCCTGTGCCAATGCGGGCCGGACCCCTGCGCCTGTCTGAGGAGGGTGAtggaggagctggtgggagacggACAGATGAACTGGGGGAGGGTGGTCTCTCTGTTCACCTTCACTGGTGTGCTGGTCAGAGAACTACAGGGAGAGGACACGGACCAGGGGCTGGGTAATGGCATGGGCCTGGGGGGGAAGGAGAGCTGCAGAGCGCTGGCGGGGACCATAGCAGACTacctaggagaggagaagagtgacTGGATGCTGGAGAACAAAGGCTGG GAGGGCTTCtgtaagttcttccacacagcaAGAGAGGTGAACCAGGACTCGTCCATGAAGACTGCCCTGTTTGCTGCTGCTGGCGTGGGCATCGCAGGGTTAACCTTCCTCCTGGTCCGCTAA
- the LOC115166975 gene encoding migration and invasion enhancer 1-like produces GYESRYQDLASAIKRNVPDATVTGTTGRRSSFEVTVNGKLAYSKLEKGGFPDTTEMVAMVKEVSCGGKVEKVKKKDNKCVLQ; encoded by the exons GGGTACGAGTCTCGCTATCAGGACCTAGCATCTGCCATCAAGCGGAACGTTCCTGATGCGACGGTGACAGGAACCACGGGGCGGCGCT CCAGTTTCGAGGTAACAGTGAATGGTAAACTGGCCTACTCTAAACTGGAGAAAGGAGGATTCCCAGACACCACGGAG ATGGTGGCGATGGTGAAGGAGGTGAGCTGCGGAGGAAAGGTCGAGAAAGTGAAGAAGAAGGATAATAAGTGTGTTCTCCAATAG